The Methylotenera sp. G11 genome includes a window with the following:
- the rpoH gene encoding RNA polymerase sigma factor RpoH yields MTTALTLPVLNATDSLEQYTRAIKAYPILSAEEEFSLAVKFNKENDLEAARKLVLSHLRLVTSIARGYTGYGLPQADLIQEGNIGLMKAVRRYDPERGVRLVSFAMHWIKAEIHEYIVKNWRLVKIATTKAQRKLFFNLRSMKSGINTMQPNEIAHIARELNVKPEEVMEMESRLNGHEISLEANIDDDSDEHYSPIAYLQDESLTPVEALEAKQFETAEATGLAHALQNLDERSRRVVEARWLQEDGGKTLHELADEFGVSAERIRQIEQKAMQKMKSLMQASR; encoded by the coding sequence ATGACCACTGCTTTAACACTTCCAGTACTCAACGCTACTGACAGCCTTGAACAATATACAAGAGCGATTAAAGCTTACCCGATTCTTTCTGCGGAAGAAGAGTTTTCCCTGGCCGTAAAGTTTAACAAAGAAAACGATCTGGAAGCTGCCCGCAAACTGGTATTGTCACACCTGCGCCTAGTGACAAGTATTGCACGTGGATACACCGGTTATGGTTTGCCGCAGGCCGACCTTATTCAAGAAGGCAACATCGGCCTCATGAAAGCGGTAAGACGCTACGACCCGGAGCGTGGCGTACGCCTGGTTTCTTTTGCGATGCACTGGATCAAAGCCGAAATTCATGAATACATCGTGAAGAACTGGCGCCTGGTGAAGATCGCGACGACAAAAGCACAACGCAAGCTTTTCTTCAATCTGCGCAGCATGAAATCCGGCATCAATACCATGCAGCCAAATGAAATCGCACATATCGCACGCGAATTAAATGTGAAACCTGAAGAAGTCATGGAGATGGAGTCACGCCTGAACGGGCATGAGATATCCCTGGAAGCCAACATTGATGACGACAGCGACGAACATTACAGCCCGATTGCCTATCTGCAGGATGAAAGCCTGACTCCGGTTGAAGCATTAGAGGCCAAGCAATTTGAAACTGCTGAAGCAACCGGCCTGGCACACGCACTCCAGAACCTGGACGAAAGAAGCCGCCGTGTAGTTGAAGCGCGCTGGCTGCAGGAAGATGGCGGCAAAACGCTGCACGAACTGGCTGACGAGTTTGGTGTATCTGCCGAGCGCATTCGACAGATTGAGCAGAAAGCGATGCAAAAAATGAAAAGCCTGATGCAGGCGAGCCGTTAA
- a CDS encoding helix-turn-helix transcriptional regulator, giving the protein MLKILGLRQQELLNLLLKHKSGLTVDELSKQLEIAKNAVRQHLSSLENDGFVTHGISRPSGGRPEQLYVLSDAGKELFPRHYSWFAQLIVESIEQESGQDGLKDRMHAMGVAVAKQLKRQHPDLETLQHKIEKLSEIMEDLGYDTKSTSTLANIQVIEADNCIFHNLAIKNPAVCQFDLALMSSFTDSQVEHQECMANKGNVCRFKFKDKA; this is encoded by the coding sequence ATGCTCAAAATATTAGGGCTTCGCCAACAGGAATTGCTGAACTTGCTGCTCAAACATAAAAGCGGGCTGACTGTAGATGAGCTATCCAAACAACTGGAAATCGCTAAAAATGCGGTCAGGCAGCATTTGTCTTCATTAGAAAATGATGGATTTGTTACTCACGGCATAAGCCGCCCATCTGGCGGGAGACCTGAACAGCTTTATGTTCTGTCAGACGCAGGCAAGGAACTCTTTCCCAGGCATTATTCCTGGTTTGCGCAATTAATCGTTGAGTCAATAGAGCAAGAGTCTGGCCAGGATGGCTTAAAAGACCGCATGCATGCCATGGGGGTAGCCGTAGCTAAACAATTAAAGCGCCAGCATCCCGATTTAGAAACGCTTCAGCATAAAATTGAAAAGCTGTCCGAGATCATGGAGGATCTGGGCTATGACACAAAAAGCACTTCTACACTTGCGAACATACAAGTGATAGAAGCCGACAATTGCATTTTCCACAATTTGGCTATCAAGAACCCAGCCGTATGCCAGTTTGATTTAGCACTGATGTCAAGCTTTACTGATAGCCAGGTAGAACATCAGGAATGCATGGCCAATAAAGGCAACGTCTGCCGGTTTAAGTTTAAGGATAAAGCTTAA
- a CDS encoding ferritin-like domain-containing protein, protein MNGSKFKESGQSLNAFTSRRDFFAKTGMFSLGVLAFTTLGHSTPVLANNISTSTSDDIIILNSALAHEYQAIAAYQAGAESGLLQKAVLDVAVKFQGHHIAHANVLASTIEKLGGVAVKTKTIAEYGFPLGKLKSQADVLHFAAGLEQSAASAYLGALPKFHNKDLISAAGSILGDETMHWAILLNALGEDPVPNAFIG, encoded by the coding sequence ATGAATGGCAGCAAATTCAAAGAATCTGGCCAGAGCTTAAATGCGTTCACCAGCCGCCGTGATTTTTTTGCAAAAACAGGCATGTTTTCGCTTGGCGTACTAGCTTTCACTACGCTTGGACATAGTACGCCTGTGCTGGCAAATAACATTTCAACGTCTACTTCCGATGACATCATCATACTGAATTCTGCTCTGGCACATGAATACCAGGCTATTGCGGCATATCAGGCCGGCGCTGAATCTGGCTTATTACAAAAAGCGGTGCTTGATGTTGCCGTGAAATTCCAGGGTCACCATATCGCTCATGCCAATGTGCTGGCAAGCACCATTGAAAAACTTGGGGGTGTTGCGGTAAAAACCAAAACCATCGCTGAATATGGGTTCCCCTTAGGTAAATTAAAGTCTCAAGCCGATGTGCTGCATTTTGCCGCCGGGCTGGAACAAAGCGCCGCTAGTGCATATTTGGGTGCTTTGCCAAAGTTCCATAACAAAGACTTGATTTCTGCAGCTGGCAGCATTCTGGGGGATGAAACGATGCATTGGGCTATTCTGCTTAACGCATTGGGTGAAGATCCTGTGCCTAATGCTTTTATTGGCTAG
- a CDS encoding DUF2231 domain-containing protein gives MKHPLHPAIVHFPIACWMLATFADISSLWLGRQVWWWSGVTLCIGTVAGVFAMLSGMVELLKLADRPQALGTAERHMQLMLLAWTLYAASLLARLDHFSLTAPGWLEMSLSCLGLATLFAGAWLGAQLVYRHGVGTFTP, from the coding sequence ATGAAACATCCACTACACCCTGCAATAGTACATTTCCCGATTGCCTGCTGGATGCTCGCTACATTTGCTGATATTTCAAGTTTGTGGCTTGGCAGGCAGGTGTGGTGGTGGTCAGGTGTCACTCTGTGCATAGGTACTGTTGCAGGCGTTTTTGCAATGCTAAGCGGGATGGTCGAGCTGCTGAAACTTGCCGACCGGCCACAAGCTTTAGGGACCGCAGAAAGACACATGCAGCTTATGCTGCTTGCCTGGACTTTGTATGCCGCTAGTTTGTTGGCGAGATTGGATCACTTCAGTCTTACCGCCCCCGGCTGGTTGGAAATGTCATTAAGCTGCCTCGGCCTGGCAACCTTGTTCGCCGGTGCATGGCTAGGCGCTCAACTGGTTTACAGGCATGGAGTCGGCACTTTTACCCCATAG
- the folE2 gene encoding GTP cyclohydrolase FolE2, with the protein MNNIFKLSPLSDTQSTQDTRKINIDQVGIKDIRYPISILLADTTLQTIARLSMTVGLPSHKKGTHMSRFVELLEQDRGSLDQALFRSLIFEMLKKLGAASGEIQMEFPAFITKSAPITGVKSKLDYDVIWSGHVSEYGVYTFCMTVKVPVTSLCPCSKEISDYGAHNQRSILCIKVELDDEMPIADLVSIAEKNASCEIYGILKRPDEKYVTERAYDNPKFVEDLVRDIALSLNEEKNIRSYSIEAENFESIHNHSAFARITRTRNIA; encoded by the coding sequence ATGAACAACATATTCAAACTTTCCCCGCTCTCTGACACACAATCCACTCAAGATACACGCAAAATCAATATTGATCAGGTAGGAATCAAGGACATCCGCTATCCCATATCAATATTGTTAGCCGATACTACATTACAGACTATAGCCAGATTGTCGATGACAGTAGGCTTGCCTTCGCACAAAAAAGGCACACATATGTCCAGGTTCGTCGAACTGCTTGAGCAAGACCGGGGGAGTCTTGACCAGGCCCTGTTCAGAAGCCTCATTTTCGAAATGTTAAAGAAGCTGGGCGCTGCGAGCGGGGAAATCCAGATGGAATTTCCTGCTTTTATCACCAAGAGCGCACCGATCACAGGCGTGAAAAGCAAGTTGGACTATGACGTCATCTGGTCAGGCCATGTGTCGGAATACGGAGTGTATACTTTTTGTATGACCGTGAAGGTACCGGTCACCAGCCTGTGCCCCTGTTCGAAAGAAATATCTGACTATGGCGCACATAATCAGCGCTCTATTTTATGCATCAAAGTTGAGCTTGATGACGAAATGCCAATAGCTGACCTGGTATCGATCGCTGAAAAGAACGCTTCATGTGAAATATATGGCATTCTCAAGCGACCTGATGAAAAATACGTAACAGAACGTGCTTATGACAATCCGAAATTTGTAGAGGATTTGGTGCGGGATATTGCACTTTCTTTAAATGAAGAAAAAAACATCAGAAGCTATTCCATAGAGGCCGAGAACTTTGAATCCATACACAACCATTCGGCATTTGCCCGTATAACGCGTACCAGAAATATTGCCTGA
- a CDS encoding TetR/AcrR family transcriptional regulator, with translation MKNMREKILSVATLLFETRGIHASGVDTIIAESGVAKATLYKYFPSKNELIIEYLKEKSNRFYAWINEKLADKKADSKEVLFELCDLYAQWISTPEFNGLPFHIGSVEFPDPAHPVHHYSVELSNELQRYLSKLAQIAGVKDAQTLGQQLTIIFEGGALIERLSPGSGAATRAKNAAITLIKASI, from the coding sequence ATGAAAAATATGCGTGAAAAAATATTGTCGGTAGCGACACTTCTATTTGAAACTCGCGGCATTCACGCCTCCGGTGTAGACACCATCATTGCCGAGTCAGGCGTAGCAAAGGCGACGCTCTATAAATACTTTCCGAGCAAGAATGAACTGATCATTGAATACCTGAAAGAAAAATCCAACCGCTTTTATGCCTGGATCAACGAAAAGCTCGCAGACAAAAAAGCGGATTCCAAAGAAGTCCTATTTGAATTATGTGATTTATACGCGCAGTGGATCTCCACGCCGGAGTTCAATGGCCTGCCTTTCCATATCGGATCTGTAGAGTTCCCGGACCCGGCACATCCGGTACATCATTACTCCGTCGAATTGTCGAATGAGCTACAGCGATACCTGTCAAAACTGGCACAGATAGCCGGTGTAAAAGATGCACAGACCCTGGGCCAGCAATTAACGATTATTTTTGAAGGCGGCGCATTGATAGAACGGCTGAGCCCCGGTTCAGGAGCAGCCACCCGTGCCAAAAATGCAGCCATTACCTTGATCAAGGCATCGATATAG
- a CDS encoding AAA family ATPase: MKTATIDHQLADWRDKALKLESEVKKVIVGQDKAIKLMNIAIFARGHVLLEGGVGVGKTTLLQSITRGIGGAYERIEGTVDLMPNDLIYHTFLGSDGRPQIDEGPLLRAGENLSVFFFNEINRARPQVHALMLRVMAERHVTAFRREYRLPHMLVFADRNQVEKNETFEIPSAARDRFMMEIPIEIPEDREIRKSLIFNTRFQHAEKLTQQVESDILHFDQLNDFSDTLQEHIQTSDVIEDYALDLWEATQNPVKYGIKLDTVDVSKLIQAGASPRGMGMLLKAARVHAWMMQRENLYPEDIHAVFHEIISHRLAFNSMYESRRTALARELSGHILSQVAVPART; encoded by the coding sequence ATGAAAACTGCAACGATTGATCATCAGCTTGCTGACTGGCGCGATAAAGCCCTGAAACTGGAATCAGAGGTCAAGAAGGTCATCGTCGGTCAAGATAAAGCGATCAAGCTGATGAACATCGCAATTTTTGCACGTGGCCATGTTTTGCTTGAAGGTGGCGTCGGCGTTGGCAAGACAACATTATTACAATCGATCACACGCGGCATAGGCGGCGCGTATGAGCGTATTGAAGGTACGGTAGACCTGATGCCGAATGACCTGATTTATCATACCTTCCTTGGTTCGGATGGACGTCCGCAAATTGACGAAGGCCCCTTGCTGCGTGCCGGTGAGAACCTGTCGGTCTTCTTTTTCAATGAAATTAACCGAGCCAGGCCGCAGGTTCACGCCCTGATGCTCAGGGTGATGGCAGAACGCCATGTGACGGCTTTCAGGAGAGAGTACCGCTTGCCTCATATGCTGGTTTTTGCAGACCGTAACCAAGTGGAAAAAAATGAGACTTTTGAAATCCCGTCTGCGGCACGGGATCGCTTCATGATGGAAATCCCGATTGAAATCCCGGAAGACAGGGAAATACGTAAATCGCTGATATTCAATACACGGTTCCAGCATGCGGAAAAACTCACGCAGCAGGTAGAAAGCGACATCCTGCATTTTGATCAACTGAATGATTTTTCTGATACTTTGCAAGAACATATCCAGACCAGCGATGTGATTGAAGATTATGCTCTCGACCTGTGGGAAGCCACACAGAACCCTGTGAAATATGGCATCAAGCTGGATACCGTAGATGTCAGCAAGCTGATACAGGCCGGCGCCAGCCCTCGCGGGATGGGCATGCTGCTTAAAGCGGCAAGGGTGCACGCATGGATGATGCAGCGGGAGAATCTATACCCTGAAGATATTCATGCCGTGTTCCATGAAATCATTTCGCACCGACTGGCTTTCAACTCCATGTATGAGAGCCGCAGAACTGCCCTGGCGCGTGAACTCAGCGGTCATATCCTGAGCCAGGTAGCCGTGCCCGCCAGGACATAG
- a CDS encoding DUF58 domain-containing protein, protein MIANYVKPFAYSIPWKSSSVHFGDHRGTQRGLGDEYQGNVPLVDYPDARRMDLRQTLRDPYEQIQVKTFNQNNTTPLFAICDASSSMQFGGKQRKLDLAMHISASIAYSAHGMGDLFSFIAYNSHVIEDLTLPLSHHIFHSLEVIDQLADYRSKLAGSEGIADVPMYLSQHRSLVFWISDFHMPLGLIEQTLNAMSAHQVVPIVLWDDREHRKLPQFGFGNLIDPETGVARTLFFRKSLRDQFVEAFNRRREALDRLFVKFDYPALYLQEEFKPEAFTNYFEQYISL, encoded by the coding sequence ATGATAGCGAATTACGTAAAGCCTTTTGCTTATTCAATTCCATGGAAATCAAGCAGCGTACACTTCGGTGACCACCGCGGCACACAGCGTGGGTTGGGCGATGAGTACCAGGGAAATGTGCCGTTGGTGGATTACCCTGATGCACGTCGCATGGATTTGCGCCAGACCTTGCGTGACCCTTATGAGCAGATCCAGGTAAAAACATTTAACCAGAACAATACCACCCCTTTGTTTGCCATTTGCGATGCTTCCAGTTCCATGCAATTCGGGGGCAAGCAGCGCAAGCTGGACCTGGCCATGCATATTTCGGCTTCAATTGCTTATTCCGCCCATGGCATGGGCGACCTGTTCAGTTTTATCGCATATAACAGCCACGTCATTGAAGATCTGACATTGCCATTAAGTCACCATATATTCCACAGCCTGGAGGTGATTGATCAATTGGCGGATTACCGCAGCAAGCTGGCAGGTTCTGAAGGGATCGCAGATGTGCCGATGTATTTAAGCCAGCATCGATCCCTGGTGTTCTGGATTTCAGATTTTCATATGCCGCTGGGGTTGATTGAACAAACCTTGAATGCGATGTCGGCACATCAGGTGGTGCCTATCGTGTTATGGGATGACCGCGAACACCGGAAACTTCCACAGTTCGGATTTGGGAATCTGATTGATCCGGAAACAGGGGTGGCTCGCACTTTATTTTTCAGAAAATCGCTGCGAGACCAGTTTGTTGAGGCGTTTAACAGGAGGCGTGAAGCGCTGGATCGCCTGTTTGTAAAGTTTGATTACCCTGCACTATACCTTCAGGAGGAATTTAAACCTGAGGCTTTTACTAATTACTTCGAACAATACATAAGCTTATGA
- a CDS encoding nonribosomal peptide synthetase MxaA, which yields MIPKLLLFVTFLFQSAFACAEDNAMAIAGISNPARSTGIQIGDVLKRSVTFESAAPPNIITKALPAKGSRNDEIELVESRLERLKEGAQNRYRLDLSYQVFAGATKPKVMALPAQNIRISGSEQLILPAWHFWYSPLVDISIAYAKANVQPQMKLPGIDLNQHAVRIKVFSVMLVLALIGLVYVNADTRWLPFCKGNFARAYKQIKLLSRSKVPDANRLRTALFSLHESFNNTYGSNVFANDIHDFIAQHPRFRPLHSQMTEFFTLSNQTLFSRHPQDDSESLLKLLAISKSLRDCERGV from the coding sequence TTGATACCAAAATTACTGTTATTCGTCACATTTCTTTTCCAGAGTGCGTTTGCCTGTGCCGAGGATAATGCAATGGCGATTGCAGGCATTAGCAATCCGGCACGAAGTACCGGCATTCAAATCGGCGACGTATTGAAAAGGAGCGTGACGTTTGAGAGTGCAGCACCGCCGAATATAATCACCAAGGCATTGCCCGCCAAGGGCTCGCGCAATGATGAGATAGAATTGGTTGAATCAAGGCTTGAACGCTTGAAAGAGGGCGCCCAAAACCGATACAGGCTTGATCTGAGCTACCAGGTATTTGCCGGCGCCACAAAACCTAAGGTGATGGCTCTGCCGGCACAAAACATCAGGATATCCGGGTCGGAGCAATTAATATTGCCGGCATGGCACTTCTGGTACTCGCCGCTGGTAGACATTAGCATTGCATATGCCAAAGCTAACGTACAGCCTCAGATGAAACTTCCGGGGATTGACCTCAACCAGCATGCAGTGCGCATCAAAGTGTTTTCTGTCATGCTGGTATTGGCATTGATCGGCCTGGTTTATGTCAATGCAGATACCCGATGGTTACCGTTCTGCAAGGGTAATTTTGCCCGTGCATACAAACAGATAAAGCTGCTCAGCAGAAGTAAAGTACCTGATGCGAACAGGCTTAGAACAGCGTTGTTCAGCTTGCATGAGTCATTTAATAACACCTATGGCAGCAATGTGTTCGCGAATGATATTCATGATTTCATCGCGCAGCACCCCAGGTTCAGGCCATTGCACTCGCAGATGACGGAGTTCTTTACATTGTCGAATCAAACACTTTTCTCCCGTCATCCGCAAGATGACAGCGAATCGCTGTTGAAGCTTCTCGCTATCAGCAAAAGTTTAAGAGATTGTGAAAGAGGTGTTTGA
- a CDS encoding vWA domain-containing protein codes for MALLNPWALILLPVIYLPFWLKSRQGQMYSWLDLVPHDKFSDTANLILKAMTSLLLACIVIALASPRGPDQKINKIGQGAQTVMVIDRSVSMDHPFAGDASSGRAAEIKSAAARRLITRFIDSRPDDMMGVVGFTNSALYGAKITNNRDAIHAAINAATSSAINQTNIGAGVTQAVSLFDSIESSGSRAIILLSDGAGKISPRVKHKIKETLESRKLSLYWIVLREPDDISIFSASNSQFAEGSEPAPIELDKFFKSLRIKYKAYEADNPAALQSAIQDINTREKKKIQYSISIPGHDYSTDFIVIALFLSLLILIAKNLRVHSWQDA; via the coding sequence ATGGCATTGCTTAACCCTTGGGCGCTCATTCTGCTGCCTGTTATTTATCTTCCGTTCTGGCTTAAAAGCCGACAGGGCCAGATGTACTCCTGGCTGGATCTAGTGCCGCATGACAAGTTTTCTGATACGGCCAACCTGATTCTGAAAGCCATGACATCGCTGCTTTTGGCATGTATTGTGATTGCGCTGGCATCGCCTCGTGGCCCGGACCAGAAAATCAATAAGATTGGTCAAGGGGCGCAAACGGTCATGGTGATTGACCGCAGTGTCAGCATGGATCATCCGTTTGCAGGTGATGCCAGCAGTGGCCGGGCTGCAGAGATCAAGTCGGCAGCGGCCAGAAGGTTGATTACCAGGTTCATTGATTCAAGGCCGGATGACATGATGGGGGTTGTAGGCTTCACCAACTCTGCATTGTATGGCGCCAAAATCACTAATAATCGGGATGCCATTCATGCGGCGATTAATGCTGCAACCAGTTCTGCGATCAATCAAACCAATATAGGCGCTGGCGTGACTCAGGCCGTCAGCCTGTTTGACAGCATCGAAAGCTCAGGTTCGCGAGCAATCATCCTGCTTTCTGATGGCGCCGGCAAAATAAGCCCGCGTGTCAAACATAAGATCAAGGAGACCCTGGAATCCAGAAAACTCAGCCTGTACTGGATCGTATTGCGTGAACCTGATGACATCAGCATATTCTCGGCAAGTAATAGCCAGTTTGCGGAAGGCTCGGAACCCGCCCCGATAGAATTGGACAAGTTCTTCAAGTCACTCCGAATCAAATACAAGGCTTATGAAGCGGATAATCCTGCCGCCTTGCAGTCAGCGATCCAGGATATCAATACGCGGGAGAAAAAGAAGATTCAATATTCGATCTCCATTCCTGGACACGATTATTCAACCGATTTTATTGTGATTGCTCTGTTCTTGAGCTTGTTGATTTTAATTGCTAAAAATTTGAGGGTACATTCATGGCAAGACGCATAA